Proteins co-encoded in one Maylandia zebra isolate NMK-2024a linkage group LG16, Mzebra_GT3a, whole genome shotgun sequence genomic window:
- the LOC106676738 gene encoding trace amine-associated receptor 13c-like gives MEGVEFCFPHLLNSSCRKALHPVSVSTLIYMIISSISVLTATLNLLVIISISHFKQLHNPTNFLLLSLAVSDFFVGLYLLFYIMFIDGCWYFGDFMCILYYVIGTINTPSSIGTMVLISVDRYVAICDPLHYPTKVTAKRVQICVSLCWSFSALAGSFLLKDNLKQQSRFNSCVGECVVHINFIEYVADLALNFLLPITVIIVLYLRIFVVVVSQVRAMRTHTAGVTYQCSRKGNPKKSEMKAARTLGDVR, from the exons atggagggGGTTGAATTCTGCTTTCCACATCTGCTCAACTCCTCTTGCAGAAAGGCTCTGCATCCTGTCTCAGTTTCCACGCTCATTTACATGATAATATCTTCTATCTCTGTGCTCACTGCAACTCTTAACCTGCTGGTCATCATCTCCATCTCCCACTTCAA GCAGCTCCATAATCCCACcaacttcctcctcctctctctggcTGTCTCCGATTTCTTTGTGGGTCTCTATTTGCTCTTTTACATAATGTTTATAGACGGCTGCTGGTATTTTGGTGACTTCATGTGTATTCTGTATTATGTTATTGGCACAATTAACACCCCTTCCTCAATAGGAACCATGGTACTGATATCAGTTGACCGTTATGTGGCCATTTGTGATCCTCTGCATTATCCCACCAAAGTCACTGCAAAAAGAGTTCAGAtctgtgtttcactgtgttGGAGCTTTTCTGCCCTTGCTGGTAGTTTCCTCTTAAAGGACAACTTGAAACAGCAAAGCAGGTTTAATTCTTGTGTGGGAGAGTGTGTTGTCCATATTAACTTTATTGAATATGTTGCAGATCTTGCTTTGAACTTCCTACTTCCTATTACTGTCATTATAGTTCTGTATTTGAGAATATTTGTAGTGGTTGTGTCTCAGGTTCGGGCCATGCGGACTCATACTGCAGGTGTCACATACCAGTGTTCAAGGAAGGGAAATCCAAAGAAATCAGAGATGAAAGCAGCCAGGACTCTTG GTGATGTGAGGTAG